The following are encoded in a window of Paenibacillus polymyxa genomic DNA:
- the aiiA gene encoding quorum-quenching N-acyl homoserine lactonase AiiA, which produces MINRLYWLPIGQLDIDRSSLNHHAQPGELVRLQIWSYLLETDHGPILIDTGMPDSFIDNPNYFKSTPFEGRFIPHMSADDSIVAVLDRIGYQPDDIHAIVISHMHMDHAGGNPHFPNTPIYVQQTEADAAIGNLEYAPPECVQADLNYRLLQGDHELVPGLQLFYTPGHSPGHQSALVTTKESGPVMLTIDVAYTQENYANDVPFDSFNREQARQSIARIQQIVQEVKPNLLFFGHDPEQVVVQPVYPQYK; this is translated from the coding sequence ATGATTAACAGATTGTACTGGTTACCGATCGGTCAGCTTGATATTGATCGTTCCTCACTCAACCATCATGCACAGCCCGGTGAACTGGTGCGCCTGCAAATCTGGTCGTATCTGCTGGAGACAGATCACGGTCCGATTCTCATTGATACCGGTATGCCGGATTCGTTTATCGACAATCCAAATTATTTTAAAAGTACACCGTTTGAAGGGCGCTTCATTCCCCATATGTCAGCCGATGATAGTATCGTGGCTGTACTGGATCGGATCGGCTATCAACCGGACGATATCCATGCCATCGTAATCTCTCATATGCATATGGATCATGCCGGAGGCAATCCGCATTTTCCAAATACACCGATTTATGTGCAGCAGACCGAAGCAGACGCTGCGATCGGTAATCTGGAGTATGCGCCACCGGAATGCGTGCAGGCGGACTTGAATTATCGACTGCTTCAAGGGGATCATGAGCTGGTTCCAGGTTTGCAACTGTTCTATACTCCGGGTCATTCGCCGGGTCATCAGTCCGCGCTGGTCACAACAAAGGAATCAGGTCCGGTCATGCTGACGATTGATGTTGCCTACACGCAGGAGAATTACGCAAACGACGTGCCGTTTGACAGCTTTAACCGTGAACAGGCACGCCAGTCAATCGCCCGCATTCAGCAGATTGTGCAGGAGGTTAAGCCGAATCTGTTGTTCTTCGGTCATGATCCTGAGCAGGTAGTCGTTCAGCCGGTATATCCACAATACAAATAA
- a CDS encoding FecCD family ABC transporter permease — protein sequence MNNVTNGAIAKASHRKKIHDWMVVVILLVLLIAAFTISANTGTIRLSPMELFRTLFGQGTPQQELILFEFRLPRMVISLLIGAGLAVSGCIMQGVSRNGLADPGILGINAGAGLMVMLFVLLFPSMQTTNSLFLLPALALIGSGAAAILIYALSYKKGEGISPTRLLLSGIGVAAGISAAMIIMTLKLTPESYTFVANWLAGSIWGSNWKFVMALLPWLIVLLPFAYYKANVMNVLNLGDQTASGLGTAIEKERILLLAAAVGLASSSVSVSGGIGFVGLVAPHLARKLVGPKHKMLLVTCALVGALLVLVADTITRSLPLQKEIPTGLIVAIIGAPYFLYLLSRSKG from the coding sequence ATGAATAACGTTACGAATGGGGCTATTGCCAAAGCTAGTCATCGTAAAAAAATCCATGATTGGATGGTTGTAGTCATTCTGCTCGTATTGCTCATTGCTGCGTTCACCATAAGTGCGAATACGGGAACCATCCGGCTTTCGCCAATGGAGCTATTTAGAACCTTGTTTGGACAAGGGACTCCACAGCAGGAATTAATCCTATTTGAATTCCGATTGCCACGAATGGTTATTTCCCTTCTTATCGGTGCAGGTCTCGCTGTTTCTGGCTGCATCATGCAGGGGGTTTCGCGTAACGGCCTAGCGGACCCTGGTATTCTAGGCATTAATGCAGGCGCCGGGTTGATGGTCATGCTGTTTGTATTGCTTTTTCCATCTATGCAAACTACGAATTCATTGTTTTTACTTCCCGCTCTTGCACTGATTGGATCAGGAGCAGCTGCTATTCTCATCTACGCGCTTTCTTACAAGAAAGGTGAAGGAATTTCTCCGACAAGGCTACTGCTGAGCGGAATTGGCGTAGCGGCGGGTATCAGTGCTGCGATGATCATTATGACTCTTAAGCTGACACCCGAAAGTTACACGTTTGTAGCTAATTGGTTAGCAGGAAGCATCTGGGGCTCAAACTGGAAATTCGTGATGGCTCTGTTGCCTTGGCTGATTGTATTGCTTCCTTTCGCATACTACAAAGCAAATGTGATGAATGTGCTTAATCTGGGAGATCAGACGGCATCGGGGTTGGGTACAGCTATCGAAAAGGAACGTATTCTCCTTCTCGCTGCTGCGGTTGGATTGGCCAGTTCTAGTGTTTCGGTTAGTGGCGGTATCGGCTTTGTCGGTTTGGTGGCTCCACATTTGGCGAGAAAGCTGGTGGGGCCGAAGCATAAAATGCTGCTGGTAACCTGTGCTTTAGTCGGAGCACTCCTGGTACTTGTAGCGGATACGATCACACGATCCTTACCTTTACAGAAAGAAATCCCGACAGGTTTAATTGTAGCCATCATTGGTGCGCCATACTTCTTATACCTGTTGAGTCGCTCCAAAGGGTAA
- a CDS encoding FecCD family ABC transporter permease produces MKLSESSDSPAQSNHNQSPTQFHSRPWAASLILTVGLGLLAFGIALSLSFGAASIRLEEVWNAVFHFKPELQNHQIIWEIRLPRILGGVLIGICFAVAGAIMQGMTRNPLADSGLLGLNSGASLAMAICFALFPGSSFLQLMLYSFVGAALAVVMVYGTSSISKSGLTPVRLVLAGAAVTALLSALGDAISLYFDVGQDLAFWYAGGLSGIKWVQLGIVLPWVVAAFIGALMLSRSITLLSLGDEIALSLGQRTGVVKVVGMILVLILAGAAVSLVGSIGFVGLIIPHITRKLVGVDYRWIIPCSAIMGALLIVFADLAARMINAPEETPVGVLIALIGVPFFLYLARKERRAL; encoded by the coding sequence ATGAAATTATCAGAATCATCGGATAGCCCCGCTCAAAGTAATCATAACCAGTCGCCGACTCAATTCCACTCGCGACCATGGGCGGCTTCGCTTATCCTGACAGTTGGGCTTGGACTTTTAGCGTTCGGTATCGCGCTATCTCTATCTTTTGGTGCAGCCTCAATTAGGCTGGAAGAGGTATGGAACGCCGTTTTTCATTTTAAACCCGAGTTGCAAAACCATCAGATTATTTGGGAAATCCGTCTACCTCGGATTCTGGGTGGGGTTTTAATCGGAATTTGCTTTGCTGTTGCAGGTGCAATTATGCAAGGAATGACCCGAAATCCGCTTGCTGACTCGGGCTTGCTTGGACTGAACTCGGGAGCCAGCTTGGCGATGGCGATTTGCTTTGCCCTTTTTCCTGGCTCTTCCTTTTTACAGTTAATGTTGTATTCCTTTGTTGGTGCAGCTCTGGCTGTTGTGATGGTATATGGTACAAGCTCCATATCCAAATCAGGTCTTACGCCAGTTCGTCTTGTATTGGCGGGTGCAGCTGTCACGGCATTGCTGTCTGCCTTAGGAGATGCGATCAGTTTGTACTTTGATGTTGGACAGGATTTGGCCTTTTGGTATGCCGGAGGGCTTAGTGGAATCAAGTGGGTTCAGCTCGGTATAGTTTTGCCTTGGGTTGTGGCAGCTTTTATCGGTGCTCTCATGTTGTCGCGCTCCATTACGCTGCTCAGTTTGGGAGACGAAATTGCGTTGAGCCTTGGTCAGCGAACTGGGGTAGTAAAGGTAGTCGGAATGATTCTTGTTCTGATTTTGGCGGGTGCAGCGGTGTCGTTGGTGGGTTCTATAGGTTTCGTGGGATTGATTATTCCCCATATAACCCGCAAGCTGGTTGGCGTCGATTATCGCTGGATTATTCCATGCTCGGCCATTATGGGAGCTTTACTCATTGTGTTTGCCGATCTGGCAGCCCGTATGATTAACGCACCTGAGGAAACACCGGTGGGCGTACTTATTGCCTTAATTGGGGTTCCGTTCTTCCTTTATCTGGCACGTAAAGAAAGGAGGGCACTGTAA
- a CDS encoding ABC transporter substrate-binding protein, producing the protein MWIVMMLLSVILALTACGGNVKQADEKQNQISSEQKSEEMKTVKTIHGDIKIPVHPQRIVVDMYQNDLLALGIKPVGSVKYYLDNPFSKELVQGIASIGDRGSVSIEKVLALEPDLILIGSKDAHEYEKYSKIAPTIVIPYGTYKNVHEELTAFGELLGKEQEAKTWLAQYDQRMQAARDKLKGIVQPGDTFTVMEASEKEYYVYGDNFGRGGQAVYKGLNLTPPPLVQKELFGETQWKSVSKEVINQYAGSYIFLTVNKDLSGYEGDSIWKSLNAVRQGKVFELQEDRYWYFDPIAIVGQAEEIADLIVQRNKENATQK; encoded by the coding sequence ATGTGGATTGTAATGATGCTTCTGTCAGTCATTTTAGCTCTTACCGCCTGTGGTGGAAATGTAAAGCAAGCGGATGAAAAGCAGAATCAAATATCTAGCGAACAAAAGTCAGAGGAAATGAAAACAGTCAAAACGATTCATGGAGATATTAAAATACCGGTTCACCCTCAGCGGATTGTAGTAGATATGTACCAGAATGATTTATTAGCACTAGGAATTAAACCTGTGGGAAGTGTTAAATATTATCTGGATAATCCGTTTTCGAAGGAGCTTGTGCAGGGCATTGCAAGCATTGGAGACCGCGGCAGCGTATCCATTGAAAAAGTATTGGCTCTGGAGCCTGACTTGATTCTGATTGGTTCCAAAGATGCTCATGAATATGAAAAATATAGTAAAATTGCTCCGACCATCGTCATTCCTTATGGAACGTACAAGAATGTTCATGAGGAACTGACAGCTTTTGGTGAGCTGCTTGGAAAAGAACAGGAAGCCAAAACATGGCTTGCCCAATACGATCAGCGGATGCAGGCTGCACGTGACAAGCTAAAGGGAATTGTTCAGCCTGGAGATACTTTCACCGTAATGGAAGCTTCGGAAAAAGAATACTATGTATATGGCGATAATTTTGGCAGAGGAGGACAGGCGGTATACAAAGGACTGAATTTGACACCTCCGCCGCTTGTCCAAAAAGAATTATTTGGTGAGACTCAATGGAAATCGGTGTCAAAAGAAGTCATTAATCAATATGCGGGCTCTTATATCTTTCTGACGGTTAACAAGGATTTGAGCGGTTACGAAGGAGACAGCATATGGAAATCACTGAATGCAGTCCGGCAAGGTAAGGTTTTTGAGCTCCAGGAGGATCGATATTGGTACTTCGATCCCATTGCCATTGTAGGGCAAGCTGAAGAAATCGCAGATTTGATCGTCCAGCGGAATAAAGAGAACGCCACACAGAAGTAG
- a CDS encoding ABC transporter ATP-binding protein: MLRRFFEYYRPYRTLFIIDFSCALLAALLELAFPLAVNRVVDDLLPSGNWKWILYACLALLGIYVISAALNYVVTYWGHKLGINIESDMRKKLFDRVQKQSFRFFDNNKTGHLVSRMTNDLMDIGEIAHHGPEDLFIALMTLGGAFGIMLGINWKLAVLTFIIVPLMIYLSLYFSRKMSAAFHRMFSDIADYNARIENNVSGIRVVQAFSNEAHEMERFAENNGRFRKTKLIAYRIMAWNSSISFILMKLVSLFVLVCGTWFVIEGQMTYGEFIAFVMLSNVFLGPIKQINSVIETYPKGIAGFRRYLDLLESESDVEDLPGAKAVSHLNGDIQFAGVTFGYENKDKVLRKVDLSIHAGETVALVGPSGAGKTTLCSLLPRFYDVEEGSITIDGMDIREMKLESLRSMIGIVQQDVFLFDGTIRENIAYGKLDASEEEIWDAARRAQIEDLVRSYPDGLDTMIGERGVKLSGGQKQRLSIARMFLKNPPILILDEATSALDTETEAAIQQALTELSQGRTTLVIAHRLATIKNADRIIVVADQGIAEQGRHEELLAVKGAYSRLHQAQYGT, translated from the coding sequence ATGCTTAGACGATTTTTTGAATACTATCGTCCTTACCGGACTTTGTTCATCATTGATTTCTCTTGTGCCTTGCTGGCTGCACTGCTGGAGTTGGCTTTTCCGCTTGCAGTCAACCGGGTGGTCGATGATTTGCTGCCCAGCGGGAACTGGAAATGGATTTTATATGCCTGTCTGGCTCTACTCGGTATTTATGTCATAAGTGCTGCACTGAATTACGTGGTCACCTATTGGGGACACAAGCTGGGCATTAACATCGAATCGGACATGCGTAAAAAGCTGTTTGATCGGGTACAAAAGCAATCGTTTCGTTTTTTTGACAATAACAAAACAGGGCATCTCGTTTCACGTATGACCAACGATCTAATGGATATTGGGGAAATTGCCCACCACGGACCCGAAGATTTGTTCATCGCGTTGATGACACTGGGGGGAGCCTTTGGTATCATGCTCGGTATTAACTGGAAGCTGGCTGTACTGACTTTCATCATTGTACCCCTCATGATTTACTTGTCTCTTTATTTCAGCCGTAAAATGTCTGCTGCATTCCATCGTATGTTTTCTGATATTGCGGATTATAACGCTCGTATTGAAAATAATGTAAGCGGGATTCGCGTTGTTCAAGCGTTCTCCAACGAAGCACATGAAATGGAACGTTTTGCTGAAAATAATGGGCGTTTCCGTAAAACGAAGCTGATCGCGTACCGGATTATGGCCTGGAATTCCTCGATTAGTTTTATACTAATGAAGCTGGTTTCATTGTTTGTGCTAGTATGTGGAACATGGTTTGTTATCGAAGGACAGATGACCTACGGGGAATTTATCGCATTTGTGATGCTGTCTAATGTATTCCTGGGGCCGATTAAACAAATTAATTCTGTCATCGAAACGTATCCGAAAGGGATTGCTGGCTTCCGACGGTACCTGGATTTGCTGGAAAGTGAATCGGATGTAGAAGATCTGCCTGGGGCCAAGGCGGTTAGCCATCTTAATGGAGATATTCAATTTGCAGGTGTAACGTTTGGTTACGAAAACAAAGATAAGGTATTACGCAAAGTGGACCTATCTATCCATGCGGGTGAAACCGTAGCACTTGTGGGTCCTTCAGGAGCAGGTAAAACGACACTTTGCAGTTTGTTGCCTCGCTTCTACGATGTCGAGGAAGGTAGCATTACTATTGATGGAATGGATATCCGTGAAATGAAGCTGGAATCGCTGCGATCCATGATTGGAATTGTTCAGCAGGATGTATTCCTCTTTGATGGAACGATTCGTGAAAATATTGCTTACGGTAAGCTGGATGCTTCGGAAGAAGAAATCTGGGATGCTGCTCGTCGAGCTCAGATTGAAGACCTTGTTCGCTCATATCCTGATGGTCTGGATACAATGATCGGTGAGCGAGGTGTGAAGCTCTCTGGTGGTCAAAAGCAACGTTTGTCTATTGCACGGATGTTCCTTAAAAATCCGCCAATTCTCATTTTAGATGAAGCAACATCAGCATTGGATACAGAGACAGAAGCCGCGATTCAGCAAGCGCTGACAGAGCTATCCCAAGGCCGTACGACACTCGTTATCGCGCATCGTCTGGCAACGATCAAAAATGCTGACCGCATTATCGTAGTTGCAGATCAAGGGATTGCCGAGCAAGGCAGACATGAAGAGTTATTGGCAGTAAAAGGGGCATATAGCCGCCTGCACCAAGCTCAATATGGAACGTAA
- a CDS encoding ABC transporter substrate-binding protein translates to MQQRYRLKWESTLCLVVLLMVVLSACGNAASNNQTNDKTSTNDPSGQSKTVVMREYTDATGNKISIPANPQRVVTTQYLDAMLALGVKPAGAASHLLEGDYLKGKIDGVADIGNPTNVEKVLELQPDLIITTEYTTPEVKEQLEKIAPTVVVSFGEGDVFEQLRNVAAVLGKDKEAEQWIASFNKKAEEGRKKLVGKFKKDETVTIYMAYDKNVLRVYGARNVGHVIYRSLELNPPEYIRQKLAKDPRFNYVYDVISMEKLPELSGDRIIMLVYDEASKDGMLKQIEQSALWRNLPAVKNHKVYFIKADPWFTYSPLAVDQSLDEAVKMFSVDPK, encoded by the coding sequence GTGCAACAAAGGTACAGATTAAAATGGGAATCCACGCTTTGTCTTGTGGTTCTTTTGATGGTTGTATTGAGTGCATGTGGAAACGCAGCTAGCAACAACCAGACAAACGACAAGACCAGCACTAATGATCCTTCCGGGCAATCCAAGACGGTTGTCATGCGCGAATATACTGATGCCACTGGCAATAAGATCAGTATCCCTGCAAATCCACAGCGAGTTGTCACGACACAATATTTGGATGCTATGCTGGCCTTGGGAGTTAAGCCTGCAGGCGCTGCTTCCCATTTGTTGGAAGGCGACTATTTAAAAGGCAAGATTGACGGAGTTGCGGATATTGGGAACCCGACAAATGTAGAAAAGGTGCTGGAGTTACAACCGGACCTGATCATCACAACAGAATATACCACGCCCGAAGTGAAGGAGCAGCTAGAGAAAATTGCTCCAACCGTAGTCGTTTCGTTTGGAGAAGGCGATGTATTTGAGCAACTGCGGAATGTCGCAGCCGTGCTGGGTAAGGACAAGGAAGCCGAGCAGTGGATCGCTAGTTTCAACAAAAAGGCTGAGGAAGGCCGAAAGAAGCTGGTTGGAAAATTCAAAAAAGATGAAACGGTTACGATTTATATGGCCTACGATAAGAATGTGTTAAGGGTATACGGAGCGCGGAATGTAGGACATGTTATTTACCGTTCACTAGAATTGAATCCTCCTGAGTACATACGTCAGAAGCTGGCGAAGGACCCGAGATTTAATTATGTCTATGATGTTATTTCAATGGAAAAGTTACCTGAACTATCCGGAGACCGAATTATTATGCTGGTTTATGATGAAGCGAGCAAGGACGGAATGCTTAAGCAAATTGAGCAAAGTGCATTGTGGAGAAATCTCCCGGCTGTCAAAAACCACAAAGTGTATTTCATCAAAGCCGATCCGTGGTTTACCTACTCACCGCTAGCCGTTGACCAATCACTCGATGAGGCTGTTAAAATGTTTTCCGTTGATCCGAAGTGA
- the rbsB gene encoding ribose ABC transporter substrate-binding protein RbsB, whose translation MKKLTLIMTALLLLLMTGCSLEPPEWAKPKAAANLKDIKIGLSISTLNNPFFVSLKDGVVAEAKKQGMQVIVVDAQNDSAKQSNDVDDLIQQGVNALLINPTDSSAISTVVQSANALNIPVITLDRSADKGDVKALVASDNVEGGRMAARYVIDQVGKGAKVIELEGVPGASATRERGKGFHEVADKDLKVIAKQSADFDRTKGLNVMENLLQGNPDVQAVFAHNDEMALGAIEAIQSSGKNIPVIGFDGNEDALKSIKEGKLTATVAQQPELIGQLAVQAAKDVLQGKTVKTSIPAKLELVDQSK comes from the coding sequence ATGAAAAAGCTTACATTAATAATGACTGCATTGCTGCTCCTGCTCATGACAGGGTGTTCCTTGGAACCGCCCGAATGGGCGAAGCCTAAAGCGGCCGCGAACCTGAAGGACATCAAAATCGGCTTGTCGATCTCAACACTGAATAATCCATTCTTCGTATCTCTCAAAGACGGAGTTGTGGCAGAGGCCAAAAAACAAGGAATGCAGGTCATTGTTGTGGATGCACAAAATGATTCGGCGAAACAAAGTAATGACGTAGATGATCTGATTCAACAGGGAGTGAACGCGTTGCTCATTAATCCGACAGATTCGTCGGCCATCTCCACTGTGGTACAATCAGCGAATGCATTGAACATCCCGGTTATTACACTGGATCGTTCTGCTGACAAAGGCGATGTAAAAGCACTCGTCGCTTCAGACAACGTAGAGGGAGGACGAATGGCTGCCAGATATGTGATTGATCAAGTTGGAAAAGGTGCCAAGGTGATTGAGCTGGAAGGTGTTCCAGGAGCATCCGCTACCCGTGAACGCGGAAAAGGATTTCATGAAGTAGCAGATAAGGATCTGAAAGTCATAGCCAAACAATCGGCCGATTTTGATCGGACCAAAGGTTTGAACGTGATGGAAAATCTGCTGCAAGGCAACCCGGACGTTCAGGCAGTATTTGCCCACAATGATGAAATGGCGTTGGGTGCGATCGAAGCAATCCAAAGCTCAGGTAAGAACATTCCAGTCATCGGTTTTGACGGTAACGAGGATGCGCTTAAATCAATTAAGGAAGGGAAACTGACAGCCACCGTAGCTCAGCAACCCGAGCTTATTGGTCAATTGGCGGTGCAGGCAGCCAAGGATGTACTTCAAGGTAAAACCGTGAAAACATCAATTCCCGCTAAGCTGGAGTTAGTGGATCAATCGAAATAA
- a CDS encoding ABC transporter permease subunit: MTTMNESKSSKGFQMSQITQKLGPLLGLIILVIIVSVLNPSFLEPLNILNLLRQVSINALIAFGMTFVILTGGIDLSVGSILALSSAFVANMMLAGFDPILAIIIGCALGGVMGMVNGLMITKGKMAPFIATLATMTIFRGLTLVYTNGNPITGLGDSLVFQLFGRGYQFGIPVPAITMLITFAVLWIILHKTPFGRKTYAIGGNEKASIVSGIKVPRVKIWIYSLAGMLSALAGAILTSRLNSAQPTAGTSYELDAIAAVVLGGTSLSGGRGRIVGTLIGVLIIGTLNNGLNLLGVNSFYQMVVKGIVIAIAVLIDRKKSA; the protein is encoded by the coding sequence ATGACAACTATGAATGAATCAAAAAGCAGCAAAGGCTTTCAAATGTCACAAATCACACAGAAGCTTGGCCCGTTGTTGGGACTCATTATTTTGGTGATTATCGTATCGGTCTTAAATCCCAGCTTTTTGGAACCGCTTAATATTTTGAATTTATTGCGCCAGGTATCCATTAATGCGTTGATTGCGTTCGGTATGACCTTCGTTATTCTCACAGGCGGAATAGATTTGTCAGTCGGCTCCATATTAGCACTATCCAGTGCGTTTGTCGCAAATATGATGCTGGCCGGGTTCGATCCTATTTTGGCGATTATCATCGGCTGTGCATTGGGTGGCGTGATGGGGATGGTCAACGGCTTGATGATTACGAAGGGTAAAATGGCTCCGTTCATCGCTACACTAGCAACCATGACCATTTTCAGAGGATTGACACTCGTTTATACCAATGGTAACCCTATTACAGGACTCGGGGACAGTCTGGTATTTCAATTGTTCGGTCGTGGCTATCAGTTCGGTATTCCGGTTCCAGCGATTACGATGCTTATTACCTTTGCTGTCCTATGGATCATTTTGCATAAAACACCATTCGGACGTAAAACGTATGCCATTGGTGGTAACGAGAAGGCTTCGATTGTATCTGGTATTAAAGTACCGCGTGTAAAAATTTGGATTTACTCTCTGGCTGGAATGCTCTCCGCATTGGCGGGAGCTATCTTGACTTCACGTTTGAACTCGGCGCAACCGACAGCAGGTACTTCTTATGAATTGGACGCCATTGCGGCTGTCGTATTAGGTGGAACAAGTCTCTCAGGAGGACGCGGACGAATCGTAGGTACGTTAATTGGTGTGCTTATCATCGGTACACTAAACAATGGCTTGAACTTGCTGGGGGTTAACTCATTTTATCAAATGGTAGTAAAAGGGATAGTCATCGCTATTGCAGTATTGATTGACCGTAAAAAATCCGCATAA
- a CDS encoding sugar ABC transporter ATP-binding protein, which yields MQIQMKGIHKAFGTNQVLSGVDFDLREGEVHALMGENGAGKSTLMNILIGLHRRDEGTIIIDGQETYFADPKEAEQKGIAFIHQELNVWPEMTVLENLFIGKEMTSKWGLLDSSKMKALANEQFSKLSVNLPLNGEAGECSVGQQQMIEIAKALMTDAKVIVMDEPTAALTEREIQKLFEVITSLKKDGVSIVYISHRMEEIFAICDRITIMRDGKTVDTQAIPDTNFDEVVRKMVGRELTERYPVRTPALGEVVLEVKNATHKGLFENVNFTVRSGEIVGFSGLMGSGRTEIMRALFGLDALDRGEIHVRGKKVTIRKPDDAVKLGIGFITEDRKDEGLVLDFSIRENMVLPNLFSFTSKGFISGKKELDFVNTLIKRLQIKTQSGETTVRSLSGGNQQKVVIAKWVGIGPNVLILDEPTRGVDVGAKREIYQLMNELTERGVAIIMVSSELPEVLGMSDRIVVVHEGKISGELSREEATQENIMTLATGGQ from the coding sequence ATGCAGATTCAAATGAAAGGAATTCACAAAGCCTTTGGAACCAATCAGGTACTGAGTGGTGTTGACTTTGATCTTCGTGAAGGAGAAGTACATGCCCTCATGGGTGAAAATGGTGCAGGAAAATCAACGCTGATGAATATTTTAATCGGACTGCATCGGCGAGATGAGGGAACGATCATCATTGACGGCCAGGAAACCTATTTTGCCGACCCCAAAGAAGCGGAGCAAAAAGGAATTGCTTTTATTCACCAGGAACTGAATGTGTGGCCGGAGATGACCGTGCTGGAAAATCTGTTTATCGGCAAGGAAATGACATCCAAGTGGGGCTTACTAGACAGCTCTAAAATGAAAGCGTTAGCAAATGAGCAATTCAGCAAGCTTTCGGTAAACCTTCCATTGAACGGTGAAGCAGGCGAGTGTTCAGTGGGTCAACAGCAGATGATTGAAATAGCCAAAGCACTCATGACGGATGCTAAAGTTATCGTGATGGATGAGCCGACAGCCGCCTTAACCGAACGTGAAATTCAGAAGCTGTTCGAGGTTATTACTTCTTTGAAAAAAGATGGTGTTTCGATCGTGTATATTTCACATCGGATGGAGGAGATATTCGCGATCTGTGATCGGATTACCATCATGCGTGACGGAAAAACGGTGGATACTCAGGCGATTCCCGATACGAATTTTGATGAAGTTGTACGGAAAATGGTAGGTAGAGAGCTGACTGAACGCTATCCGGTAAGAACGCCCGCTTTGGGAGAAGTGGTGCTGGAGGTCAAAAATGCCACGCATAAAGGCTTGTTTGAAAATGTGAATTTTACTGTGCGGTCTGGTGAAATTGTAGGTTTTTCAGGCTTGATGGGCTCGGGACGAACCGAGATCATGAGGGCGTTATTTGGACTGGATGCTTTGGATCGTGGTGAGATCCATGTACGTGGAAAAAAGGTGACTATTCGCAAGCCGGATGACGCGGTGAAACTAGGGATTGGCTTTATTACAGAAGACCGAAAAGATGAGGGCTTGGTTCTGGATTTTTCCATTCGGGAAAATATGGTGCTGCCAAATCTCTTCAGCTTTACCTCAAAAGGATTTATTTCAGGTAAAAAAGAGTTGGATTTTGTTAACACTTTAATTAAGCGCTTACAAATTAAAACCCAATCGGGTGAAACAACGGTTCGCAGTTTGTCAGGTGGTAATCAGCAAAAGGTGGTTATTGCCAAATGGGTAGGTATTGGTCCAAATGTACTCATTCTTGACGAACCGACGAGAGGTGTGGATGTAGGAGCCAAGCGGGAAATCTACCAGTTGATGAACGAGCTGACCGAACGTGGAGTCGCGATTATCATGGTATCCTCGGAACTCCCTGAGGTACTCGGCATGAGCGATCGTATTGTCGTGGTGCACGAGGGAAAGATCAGCGGAGAGCTGAGCAGGGAAGAAGCCACACAAGAAAATATTATGACGCTAGCTACAGGAGGACAGTAA
- the rbsD gene encoding D-ribose pyranase, which produces MKKHGILNSHISKILADLGHTDYIVVADAGLPVPEGVTKIDLALKLGVPSFQDVVDVIAADMVIEKVTLAEEIKQENEQALQYIMRNFAGEQLEHPQINKQTAVIEFCSHEQFKELTRYAKAVIRTGEAKPFANCILQAGVHFG; this is translated from the coding sequence ATGAAGAAACATGGAATCCTCAACAGTCATATATCCAAAATACTGGCGGATCTCGGCCACACAGACTATATTGTCGTGGCTGATGCCGGCTTACCTGTTCCTGAAGGCGTTACCAAAATTGATTTGGCCCTTAAACTGGGTGTTCCATCCTTTCAGGACGTTGTTGATGTCATTGCAGCAGATATGGTGATCGAAAAAGTAACGCTGGCCGAAGAAATCAAACAAGAAAATGAACAAGCATTGCAGTATATTATGCGCAACTTTGCAGGGGAGCAATTAGAACATCCACAGATTAATAAGCAGACTGCCGTCATTGAGTTTTGCTCTCATGAACAATTCAAGGAGCTGACCCGTTATGCGAAGGCGGTCATTCGTACAGGAGAGGCTAAGCCATTTGCCAATTGTATTTTGCAGGCAGGAGTTCATTTTGGATAA